GCGTACGCGGTCTACACGAACACGGTGCCGGCCGGTGCGTTCCGCGGCTACGGGCTGAGCCAGACCGTCTTCGCCGTCGAGTCCGCGATGGACGAGCTGGCCCGGTTGCTGCATATGGACCCGATCGCGTTCCGGGAGCGCAACGTGGTCCGGCCCGGCGATCCGATGGTCTCGGTCAGCAACGAGCTCGACGACGTGGAGTACGGCAGCTACGGGCTGGACCAGTGCCTGACGCTGGTCCGGGACGCGCTCGCGGACGCGCCCGAGCCGGCGCCCGAGCCGGGCTGGCTGACCGGCGACGGCGTGGCACTGTCGCTGATCAACACGATTCCGCCGCGCGGGCACCACGCGGAGGCGGACGTGCGGCTGCTGCCGGACGGCACGTACCAGCTGATGGTCGGCACCACGGAGTTCGGCAACGGCACCTCGACCGTGCACGTCCAGCTGGCCGCGACCGCGTTGCGGACCACGCCGGACCGGGTGGCGATCGCGCAGTCGGACACCGCGCTGGTCGCGCACGACACCGGCGCGTACGGCTCGACCGGCATCGTGGTGGCCGGCAAGGCGACGCTCCTGGCCGCGGAGGCGTTGCGGGAGCGCCTCCAGGCCGCGGCCGCGGTGCTGACCACGTTGCCGCCCGAGGAGTGCGAGCTGACCGCGGACGGCGTGGTCTGCGGCGACGGGACGATGCTGGGCCTGCCGGAGCTGCACCGGCGCGCGGCCGAGGGCGGGCTGCCGGTGGCGGCGCACGCGGTCACCGACGGCACGCCGCGCTCGGTCGCGTTCAACGTGCACGGTTTCCGGGTCGCGGTGCGCCCGCGTACCGGCGAGATCAAGATCTTGAAGAGCGTGCAGTCGGCGGACGCGGGCGTGGTGCTGAACCCGATGCAACTGGTCGGGCAGATCGAGGGCGGCGTGGCGCAGGCGATCGGCGCGGCGGTCTACGAGGAGATGCGGATCGACGCGGGCGGCCACGTGGTGAACCCCGCGCTGCGCGGTTACCACCTGCCGCAGTTCGCGGACGTGCCGCACACCGAGGTGCTGGTCGCCAGGACCGAGGACGCGCTCGGCCCGCTGGGCGCGAAGTCGATGAGCGAGAGCCCGTTCAACCCGGTCGCGCCCGCGCTGGCGAACGCGGTCCGGGACGCGACCGGCGTGCGGCTGACGTCGCTGCCGCTCGGCCGGGACCGGGTGTGGGAGGCGCTCGCGCTGGCCGGCGTGACCGCGGACGACCCGGCCGGCGGTCCGGCACACGCGGTCTCGGTGCTGGCCGGGCTGCCCGAGGAGACGGCGGTGGAGCGACGATGACGGATCGGCGGTTCCTGGACCAGGCGGTGGCGGCCGCGGTGGCGAACGTGGGCACCGGCGGCGGGCCGTTCGGCGCGCTGGTGGTACGCGCCGGCGAGGTGGTCGCGACCGGCGTCAACCAGGTCACCAGCACGCTCGACCCGACCGCGCACGCGGAGGTGGTGGCGATCCGGGGCGCCTGCCGCGCGCTCGGCACGTTCAAGCTGGACGGCTGCGTGCTGGTCAGCTCGTGCGAGCCGTGCCCGTTGTGCCTGGCCGCCGCGCTGTGGGCCCGGGTGGACCGGGTGGTCTACGCGGCGGACCGGCACGACGCGGCGGAGGCGGGCTTCGACGACCGCGCGTTCTACGACCTGTTCGCCCGGCCGCGCGCGGAGTGGCCCGTGCCGGTGGTGCAGGCGGACGCGACCGACCGGGTGGCGCCTTTTACCGCGTGGACGAACCGGCCGGACCGGGTCGAGTACTGAGCGCGTGTCCGGTGGGCCTCGCCGCCCGGCTCGGCGACGATCCGCGAACCCTAGGCGCGGGTGGAGAGCGACTCGCTGAGCGCCGGGCGCGGCCTGGCCGGGTCGCGGCGCAGCACCACCACGTACTCGCTGCGGGCCGCGTCGAGCCGGCCCAGGCTGAGCGCGCGGACCAGGCCGCGGACCAGCGACCAGCGCCGGCCGGTGATGCCGAGCCGCCGGCGGAACCGGGCCTGCTTCTCGTCCTCGAAGTAGCCCTCGAAGACCGGGGCCAGACCGTGCCGGGCGACCAGTGCGGTGATCGCGGCCGGTGCGATGGTGCGGCGCAGCGTGGTCGGGTACGGGCCGTAGCCGGGCCGGCCCGCGTTCGGGAAGCCGAGCACCCGGCGGCGGAACCAGACGTGGAACGCGTGCGGCGTGAGCTTGGTGAACAGCGACTTCGGGCTCCACAGGTGCGGCACCGCGAGCACCACCAGGCCGCCCGGCGCGATCATCCGGGCGAACCGGGCGATCAGGTCCTCCGGCCGTTCGACGTGCTCCAGCACGTACCAACAGGTGATCAGGTCGAAGGAGTCCGGTGAGGCGACGTAGTCGTGCAGGTCGCCGACGACCCGTTCGTGCAGCCGCGGGTTCAGGTTCATCGCGGTGTCGTCGGTGTCCACGCCGACGATGTACGCGTCCTCCGGCACGTCGAGGCGGATACGCTTGCCGGCACCGGCCTCCAGCGCGCGCAACGGTGCCCCGGCGGGCGCCCGGAGCAGCGCCGTCACGACGTCCTGGAGCGCGGCCGTCACCTCACCGGGGGTGCCGAGGACTGGGCCGGCACCCCGGTCGACCTGAGGCCTATTGTCCGATTCTTCCGACATAGAGGCATTATTCAGAGGTGGCGGGGAAGGGAGCGGCGTGCCGCGCCGGGATGTCAGTCGAGCGGGCGCTTGAAGTGGTAGCGGTGGACCTCGGTGGTGCCCTGCAGGTTGTTCACGTCCTCGGAGGCGGAGATCATTTCCCAGCCCGCCGCGCCCGCCTGGTTGAGCTGCGAGATCACGGCGGTGCCGTACATCGTCACGTCCTGCACCGTGCCGTCCGGCGCGTACCAGGCGAACGTGATGACCCACTGCCCGCCGTCCGGGACACGGCGGCGGATGAGCAAGGCGTACTCCCACTTGACCATGTGGACATTATGCGGACCGAATCACCCGTTCGGTGATACACGGCGCGGGCCGGATGTCCGCGAAACGAAAAGCTGAAGACGACCGGCCGGGTGCCGAATGGGAGCGTGACGGGTGCCTTCCGGTGCCCGGACGACGTGCTGCTGGAGGAACGGCCGCGATGGTCCTGGTCGACGAGGTGCTCTACGAGAGCGAGCGCACCCTCGTGACGCGCCGGCCCACCGGTGGGGTGGTGAGCAAGCGGCTGCGCGGCCCCGGCGCGGAGGAACGGGCGCGGCACGAGCGCGCGATGCTGGAACGCGCGGCCGGCGTGCCCGGCGTGCCGGCGCTGGTCGCGACCGGCGAGGACGACGTGGTGGCGCTGGTCGACCCGGTGGGCGGCCGGACGCTCGGCGCCGCGCTGGCGGACGGCCCGCTGCCGCTCGCGGACGCGCTCCGGCTCGCCACCGGGCTGGCCGGCACGCTGGCCGGGCTGCACCGGCGCGGGCTGCTGCACCGCGACATCACGCCGGCGAACGTGCTGCTCGGCCTGGACGGCACGGCCACCCTGATCGACTTCGGGCTGGCCACCGCGCAGGTGGAGGGCCCGGACACCGGCCGGCTGATCGGCACGCTCGCCTACGTGGCACCGGAGCAGACCGGGCGCACCGGGCGCGGCGTGGACCAGCGCGCCGACCTGTACGGGCTGGGCGCCACGCTGTACGCCGCGCTGACCGGCCGGGCGCCGTTCGGCGACGACGTCGCGCCGGCCTCCGGGGCGGCACCGGGTCCCGACCCGCTGCGGCTGGTGCACGACATCCTGGTCGCGGTGCCGGAGGAACCGGCCGTGCTCAACGAGCGGGTGCCGATCGTGCTCTCCGCGATCGTGATGCGACTGCTGGAGAAGGAGCCGGACCACCGGTACCAGAGCGCGGAAGGGCTGGCGCACGACCTGGACCGGGTGGCGCAGCGCCGGCTGACCGGCTTCACGCTCGGCGAACGCGACTTCCCGGCGCGGCTGGTGGCACCGGCCCGCCCGGCCGGGCGGGCCGCGGAGCTGGCGGCGCTGCGCACGGCCGTCACCACCGGCGTGCCGCTGGTGACGATCGGCGGCCCGCCCGAGATCGGCCGGACCAGCCTGCTGGCCGAGGTCCGCCCGCTGGCGGAGGACGCGGGCGCGCGGTTCGTCAGCGGGCGGTGCGATCCGCGGCGCGCGGACGGCGGCGCGGACGGGCTGCGCGAGGCGTTCCGGGTGCTCGGCGGGCTGCTGTTGACGGAGCCGGAGCCGGTGCTGGCCGCGACGCGGGACCGGCTGCGTGAGGCGCTGGGCGAGAACGCGGCGCTGGTCGCGGACGTGGTGCCGGAGTTCGGCCTGGTCCTGGGCCTGGCGCCGGCGCCGGACCCGACCGGCCCGGCGCCCGCGCCGCCGGATTCCGCGCAGCTGGAGAACCGGCTGGTGCAGACCGCGTCCGCGCTGTTGCGTGCGGTGGCCTCGCCCGCGTATCCCCTGGTGCTCGCGCTGGACGACTTCCATCTGGCGCCGCAGATCGCGGCCCGGTCGGTGGAGACGATCGTGGCCGCGGACCCGGTCCCGGGCGTGACGCTGGTGGTCACGCACCGCGACCCGGCGCCGGTGCTGACCGAGCCCGCCGGTGAGACGGTCCGGCTGCGGCTCGGCGGTCTGCCACCGGACGCGGTCGCGGAGCTGATCGCGGAGGTGCTGCGCGCGCCGGTGGCGGACCCGGCCGGGCTCGCCGCCGCCGTGCACGAGCGCACCGGCGGCCACCCCGCGGAGACGCTGGCGCTGCTCAACGAGCTGCGCACGACCGGGACGCTGCGGATCGGCGCGGACGGCTGGACGTGGGACCCGGACGCGTTGCGCCGGCACCTCGGCGAGGGCGACGCGGGCGAGCGGCTGGCGGCCCGGATCCGCGCGCTGCCGGAGCCCGCGCGCGAGGTGCTGACCGCCACCGTCTGCCTGGGCGGGGACGCCGCGCCGGAGCTGCTCGGCGCCGCCGTCGGGCGGCCGGCCGGCGCGGTGCTGGAGGCGCTGGCGCCCGCGCTCGACGACGGGCTGGCCGCGTTCGCCGGCGACCGCGTGCGGATCACCCACGAGCGGGTGCGGGACGCGCTGCGGCACGGCGCGGTCGCGGCCCGGACCGGCATCGCCCGGCGGCTGGCGGCCGATCCCACGCACCGGCGGATCGCCGCGGAGTTGCTGCTCGAGGCGGAGCCGTTGGCCGGCGCGGACGACCGCGCGCTGGCCGGGCCGCTGTTCGCGGAGGCGGCGGACGCGCTGCGGATCATGGATCCGGAACGCACCGAGCGGTTCCTCTCCGCGGCGCTGCGCGTCGACGACGGCACCGACCGGTACGCGTCGCTGGTGCTGCACGCCGAGCGGCACGCCGCGCTCTGCCGGCTGGGACGGCTGACCGAGGCCGACGAGGAGTACCGGTACATCGAGATCAACTGCCCGGACCCGGTCGGCCGGGTACCCAGCGCGTGCGTGCAGATCGGCTCGCTGAACAGCCGGGTCCGGTTCGCGGACGCGCTGGCCCTGGGCAGCGACCTGCTCGACCGGATCGGCGTGCCGGCCGTGCGGTCGCCGGAGGAACTGCCCGCGCTGGCCGAGGCCGGCATGCTGCGGCTGGTCGAGTGGGCGGCGGCGCTGCCGGCGGACGGCGACCCGCGACCGGAGAATTCGGATCGCGCCCACCAGGCGCGGGCCCGGCTGATCAACGCGCTCATGCCGAACGCGCTGATGGCCGGACCGATCATCATGACGTGGCTGCAGACGACCGCGCACCGGCTGTGGGTGACGGACGGTCCGGCCGCGTGGCTGGCCGGGCCGGTCGCGGCGAGCGGGTTCGGGCTGATCTCCACGCGCGGTGACTACCACAGCGGCTATCGCATCGCCCGGCACCTGCTGGCCGAGGCCGAGCGGCGCGGCTGGGAGCGGTCGGCCGCGGAGCTGCGGTTCATCCTGGTGTCGTGGGCCGGGCACTGGCACGAACGGCTGGAGAACGTGCTGCCGGTCGCGCGCGCCGCGTTCACCGGGCTGGTCCGTGCGGGCGTCACCACCCAGGCCGGGCTCACGTGCAGCGGGCTGGCCGCATACCTGCTCGACATCGGTTCGCTCGGCGCGCTGGACGAGCAGGTCACGGACGCGCTCCGGTACGCGCGGCGCACCGGCCATGCACAGGCCGGGCTGATCCAGGGCGCGTACCGGCAGTTCGTGCGCGCGATGCGCGGCGAGACGCACGCACCTGGCGGCTTCACCGACGACGGGTTCGACGAGGCGGCGCACCTGGCCACGGTCGCCGCGAACGCGCCGGCCGCGCACACCGCCCACGCGCTGCGCGGGCTGGCCGCGCTGATCGCCGGCGACGAGGCGGCGGCGCGGGCCGCGACCGGGCAGGCCGCCGCGCTGGTCGACCGCAATCCCGGCTTCTACCTGGTCACCACGACCATGCTGCTGTGCGCGCTGACCGGCGTCGACCTCGACCGGGCCGAGCGGTGGCTGGCCGGCCGGGCCGCGGACGCACCCGGCAACTTCTCGCACCTGGCGTCGCTGGCCGAGGCGGAGCGCGCCCGCGCGGACGGCGACCGGTGGGCCGCCACGGTCGCCTACGACCGCGCGCTGCGCGAGGTCAGCCGGCGGCGGCGCCCCTGGCACTACGCGGTCATCGCGGAGCGGGCGGCCGCGTTCCAGCTCGCCGAGGGCAACGAGTTCGCCGGCAACGGGCTGCTGCGGCTGGCCCGGGACGGGTACGCGGCGTGGGGCGCGAGCGCGAAGGTCCGGGCGCTGGAGACCACGCACCGGTGGCTGCGCGGCCGGCCGGCCGAGCCGGACCGGGCGCGCAGCACCGGCGGACTGGACAACTCCGACATCGACCTGCTCGGCGTGCTGGACGCGGCGCGCACGCTCAGCTCGGAGACCCGCGTGCACGCGCTGCACGAACGCGTCGACGAGGTGCTGCGCGCGCTGACCGGCGCGACCGACGTGCTGCTGGTGGCCTCCGGCACGGACGCCGGCCCGCGGTCGGTGGTCCGCTACGTGCAGCGCACCCACGCCGCCGTGGTGAGCGAGGACGCGGTGCGCGACGACCGGTTCGCGCGCGACGAGTATTTCGCGGGCGTGTCCCAGTGCGCGCTGCTCGCGCTGCCGGTGGTGGTGCGCGGCGAGGACCGCGCGGTGCTGATCCTGGAGAACCGGGGCAGCCGCAACGCGTTCACCGCGGACCGGCTGGACGCGGTGCGCCTGGTCACCGGCCAGCTCGCGGTGTCGCTGGAGAACGCGCAGCTCTACGCGTCGCTGGAGGCGAAGATCGCGGACCGGACGCGCGAGCTGGAGGAGGCGAACGCGCGGCTGGAGCAGCTCGCCGTCACCGACCCGCTGACCGGGCTGACGAACCGCCGCCGGCTGGACGCGCTGCTGGCGGCCGAGTGGCGGCGGGCGGCCCGGCCCCGGAACCCACTGTCGATCGCGATGATCGACATCGACCACTTCAAGGGGTACAACGACCACTACGGCCATCAGGGCGGCGACCGCTGCCTGGTCACGGTGGCCACCACCGTGGCCGCGCACGTGCGTTCCACCGACCACGTGGCCCGCTACGGCGGCGAGGAGTTCTGCATCATCCTGCCGGAGACACCGCTCGCGGACGCACTGGTCGTGGCGGAACGGGTGCGGTCCGCGGTCGAGGCGCTGCGCGAGCCGCATGCACTCTCCCCGCACGGCATCGTCACGGTCAGCATCGGCGTCGCGGCCGCGTTCCCCCGCCCGAACCGGGACGTCGACACGCTGGTGAAGACGGCGGACGAATGTCTCTACGCCGCCAAACGAGCCGGCCGGAACCGGGTCTCCAGCGAGTGAGACCATCACCGGCACATCCGGTGCCCGGCCCGGAGCGAGTGGCGAAGAGTTCAGTGACAGAGATCCGATAGTGGGGTAAGGGCCGGTAGCGGCCATGTGTGACGAGGTTTGACGCACCGGGTATCAACTCACTGGTTTCGTCCGGGTACGGTCCACTTCGTGTCCGACACCCCGCAGCGCGAGATCGCCGGCCGCTATCGACTCCTCCGCCCCCTCGGCCAGGGCGCCATGGGCCGTGTCTGGCTGGCACGCGACGAGATGCTGCAACGCGACGTCGCGCTGAAGGAGATCGTGCCCCCGGCCGGGCTGACCGGCGACGAGGTGCAGGAGCTCCGGGAGCGCGCGCTGCGCGAGGCACGCGCGATCGCGAAGGTCAGCCAGAGCAACGTGGTCCGCATCTTCGACGTGCTCCGCACGGGCGAGGAGCCGTGGATCGTGATGGAGTACGTCAACTCCACCTCGCTGCAGAAGGAGATCGCGACGAACGGGCCGATCACACCGGCCCGTGCCGCGGAGATCGGGCTCCGGGTCCTCGGCGCGCTGCGGGCCGCCCACGCGGTCGGCGTGCTGCACCGCGACATCAAGCCGGCCAACGTGCTGCTCGGCGCGGACGGCCGGGTGGTGCTCACCGACTTCGGCCTGGCCACCGCGACCGACGACCCGGGCATGACCCGCACCGGCGTGGTGATGGGCTCACCGGCCTACCTCGCGCCGGAGCGGGCCACCGGCGGTCAGGTCGGCGCGTCCGCGGACCTGTGGTCGCTGGGTGCCTCGCTCTACGCGGCCGTGGAGGGCCGCGCGCCGTACACCCGGCCGTCCTCGATCGCCACGCTGGCCGCGCTCGCCACCGAACTGCCGCCGATGCCGCAGAACGCCGGCCCGCTGCTGCCGGCGCTGGAGGGCCTGCTGCGCCGCGACCCGGCGCGCCGGGTGGACGCGTTCGAGGCGGAACGGCTGCTGCGGCACGCGCTGTCCGGGGCGCCCGCGCACGCCGGCGCCGGCATGCTGTCCGGCACCTGGGCCAACCCGGACGCGGCCGCGTCCGGCGGCAACAGCGCGGCACATTCCGCGCACCAGCAGGCGGTGCCGGTCGGCACGCTGTCGCAGGCCCGGCACCGGCACGTGGTCGGCGGCCCGACCACGATGCTGCCGGCCGCGACCACCCGCCCGGACGGCGGCCCGACCGTGGAGATCCCGCCGGCGCCGTCCGTGCCGCTGCCGCCGTACGGTGGACCGCCACCGCGCTCGCGCGGCGAGAACGGCTCGCTCTATCTGCTGGTCGGTGCGCTCGTGGTGGTGCTGATCCTGGCGGTCGTGCTCGGCATGCGGGTGTTCAACCCGTCGACCAGCGGCGGCAACATCACGAACGAGCCGGACTTCACGCTGCCGACCGTCACCACGTCCGCGCCCCGGACGCCCGCGGCCGCGCCGACGCCCACACCGTCCCGGACCCGGGTCACGCCGCCGTCGCCGACCCCGGCCGCGCCCACCTCGGCCGCGCCGCAGGTGATAACGCCGGTCGTGGCGGACCGGTCGCTGGTCAACCTGGGCAGCAACCGGTGCTTCGCGGTCGCGGGCAGCA
This genomic window from Catenuloplanes niger contains:
- a CDS encoding class I SAM-dependent methyltransferase: MSEESDNRPQVDRGAGPVLGTPGEVTAALQDVVTALLRAPAGAPLRALEAGAGKRIRLDVPEDAYIVGVDTDDTAMNLNPRLHERVVGDLHDYVASPDSFDLITCWYVLEHVERPEDLIARFARMIAPGGLVVLAVPHLWSPKSLFTKLTPHAFHVWFRRRVLGFPNAGRPGYGPYPTTLRRTIAPAAITALVARHGLAPVFEGYFEDEKQARFRRRLGITGRRWSLVRGLVRALSLGRLDAARSEYVVVLRRDPARPRPALSESLSTRA
- a CDS encoding nucleoside deaminase, whose translation is MTDRRFLDQAVAAAVANVGTGGGPFGALVVRAGEVVATGVNQVTSTLDPTAHAEVVAIRGACRALGTFKLDGCVLVSSCEPCPLCLAAALWARVDRVVYAADRHDAAEAGFDDRAFYDLFARPRAEWPVPVVQADATDRVAPFTAWTNRPDRVEY
- a CDS encoding diguanylate cyclase, translated to MVLVDEVLYESERTLVTRRPTGGVVSKRLRGPGAEERARHERAMLERAAGVPGVPALVATGEDDVVALVDPVGGRTLGAALADGPLPLADALRLATGLAGTLAGLHRRGLLHRDITPANVLLGLDGTATLIDFGLATAQVEGPDTGRLIGTLAYVAPEQTGRTGRGVDQRADLYGLGATLYAALTGRAPFGDDVAPASGAAPGPDPLRLVHDILVAVPEEPAVLNERVPIVLSAIVMRLLEKEPDHRYQSAEGLAHDLDRVAQRRLTGFTLGERDFPARLVAPARPAGRAAELAALRTAVTTGVPLVTIGGPPEIGRTSLLAEVRPLAEDAGARFVSGRCDPRRADGGADGLREAFRVLGGLLLTEPEPVLAATRDRLREALGENAALVADVVPEFGLVLGLAPAPDPTGPAPAPPDSAQLENRLVQTASALLRAVASPAYPLVLALDDFHLAPQIAARSVETIVAADPVPGVTLVVTHRDPAPVLTEPAGETVRLRLGGLPPDAVAELIAEVLRAPVADPAGLAAAVHERTGGHPAETLALLNELRTTGTLRIGADGWTWDPDALRRHLGEGDAGERLAARIRALPEPAREVLTATVCLGGDAAPELLGAAVGRPAGAVLEALAPALDDGLAAFAGDRVRITHERVRDALRHGAVAARTGIARRLAADPTHRRIAAELLLEAEPLAGADDRALAGPLFAEAADALRIMDPERTERFLSAALRVDDGTDRYASLVLHAERHAALCRLGRLTEADEEYRYIEINCPDPVGRVPSACVQIGSLNSRVRFADALALGSDLLDRIGVPAVRSPEELPALAEAGMLRLVEWAAALPADGDPRPENSDRAHQARARLINALMPNALMAGPIIMTWLQTTAHRLWVTDGPAAWLAGPVAASGFGLISTRGDYHSGYRIARHLLAEAERRGWERSAAELRFILVSWAGHWHERLENVLPVARAAFTGLVRAGVTTQAGLTCSGLAAYLLDIGSLGALDEQVTDALRYARRTGHAQAGLIQGAYRQFVRAMRGETHAPGGFTDDGFDEAAHLATVAANAPAAHTAHALRGLAALIAGDEAAARAATGQAAALVDRNPGFYLVTTTMLLCALTGVDLDRAERWLAGRAADAPGNFSHLASLAEAERARADGDRWAATVAYDRALREVSRRRRPWHYAVIAERAAAFQLAEGNEFAGNGLLRLARDGYAAWGASAKVRALETTHRWLRGRPAEPDRARSTGGLDNSDIDLLGVLDAARTLSSETRVHALHERVDEVLRALTGATDVLLVASGTDAGPRSVVRYVQRTHAAVVSEDAVRDDRFARDEYFAGVSQCALLALPVVVRGEDRAVLILENRGSRNAFTADRLDAVRLVTGQLAVSLENAQLYASLEAKIADRTRELEEANARLEQLAVTDPLTGLTNRRRLDALLAAEWRRAARPRNPLSIAMIDIDHFKGYNDHYGHQGGDRCLVTVATTVAAHVRSTDHVARYGGEEFCIILPETPLADALVVAERVRSAVEALREPHALSPHGIVTVSIGVAAAFPRPNRDVDTLVKTADECLYAAKRAGRNRVSSE
- a CDS encoding serine/threonine protein kinase — its product is MSDTPQREIAGRYRLLRPLGQGAMGRVWLARDEMLQRDVALKEIVPPAGLTGDEVQELRERALREARAIAKVSQSNVVRIFDVLRTGEEPWIVMEYVNSTSLQKEIATNGPITPARAAEIGLRVLGALRAAHAVGVLHRDIKPANVLLGADGRVVLTDFGLATATDDPGMTRTGVVMGSPAYLAPERATGGQVGASADLWSLGASLYAAVEGRAPYTRPSSIATLAALATELPPMPQNAGPLLPALEGLLRRDPARRVDAFEAERLLRHALSGAPAHAGAGMLSGTWANPDAAASGGNSAAHSAHQQAVPVGTLSQARHRHVVGGPTTMLPAATTRPDGGPTVEIPPAPSVPLPPYGGPPPRSRGENGSLYLLVGALVVVLILAVVLGMRVFNPSTSGGNITNEPDFTLPTVTTSAPRTPAAAPTPTPSRTRVTPPSPTPAAPTSAAPQVITPVVADRSLVNLGSNRCFAVAGSNPAATEPIHIWDCDGTPGTKFTLPGTGALQVLGNCIQADSPTVGSQLHIAPCTGELSQTFGLSDGGDLISIQSGKCVDVTGGIFANGTPVQLYDCNGTPAQKWVLS